CTCCGGACTTTGGCGCGCAACGCGAAAAACAGACGCTAGTCGCCCGATTGCCGTTATCCCAAGTTAACGAAGCGCTATATCGCCTTCTTTTGCCCTTTCCAATTTTCCCGCCCTCGTCTGTTTTCATTGTTTCGGCTACGCGAGCGCTAAGCGCCAAATTGGAACGAGACCATAGCCCCCGCCTTAGTCAAAGCGGGGTTAGCGCTAACGAAGGCTAGATCGCATAAAGCGGCTTACCATATTTTTGTAAAGTCCGTCGCTTTCGAAGCGTCCAAAATCCTGCCGTTCTCATTTACGCCAATAATCGGCGTTACGGTTATGTTGCCGTCCGTCTTAGTCGCGTATTGAAAAGCTTCCGCTCCGTATGGCGGCAGAAAGATAAAGAATACGTCGTTAATCGTCGAGTATTGGAACTGCATAGACATATACGGATCAACCGACAAGTACTGATAGTCGCCGTTTGGCAAGAAGACCTGAATCGTCTTAGAGTAACCGTCGTCTTCGGTTTCTGGCGGCAGTAGCGCTTGCCACGCTCCGGTTAGATTATTGTCCGCGTTGGACGGCTTCGAGAGATCCGCGGCAATGTCTTGCTTAATAATCTGCGAGCTAGCTTTGCGCTTAAACGACGTCGTATTTTCAGCCGTAAAGCCTCCAACACCGTCAAACTCGCCCTCGGTAACGCTGATGGTATTGTTGTCGATCACCGCGTAGGAATACGCGGCGATTCCCTCAAAGTCAAAGAAGGTTACTTGATAGCCGTCTTTAACGACATACGCGCCCGTAAAAACGCCCAAACCGGCGAAACTCACTTCGACGGTTCCGTTGGTTTCAAATTTGAAATCCGCCGTCGCGCTCATGCTGGGAATGTACGCGTTCCACTCGCCGAGAAACGGGTTTTCTAGCTCTGAAAGCCAGACCTCTTCGGTTTGGGAGTTACCCCCCCCCCCCCCCCCGTCAGATCGCAGCCTAACAGGGCGAAGCTCGCCGCAACTAAACCAAGCGCGGTAATCGTCGCGCCAATCGTTTTGAGGATAAAGACGCTTGCGAAAACGCTTTTCGCGCCAATCCTAAAAACGCGGCTACGCCAGATCAAGTAATGAATCGGCGCGAGCTACCGATCTCGCGCGGCGGGCGCGGCGTAAATTTAGCGGCGCGTTGGAGCGAATTGCGACCGAATAGATAGGACAAGCGGACTGCCGTTTGTCGGGGCGGCAAAGGGAAAATTGCGCGCTCGAATTCATAAGAGAAACGATTCGTAACTTAACGAGCGGGAGAAACAAACAATATTAGTTGTATAAAGGCTCGATTTAGGAATACTAGCGCGTTATTTATTCTTTCCGCGATATGGCGTTGCCTGTCGAAGCCGCATATAAAAAAGGCGGCTAAGCGACGGCTTAGAACAGCGCGCCAAAGCGTAAAAACGATAGCGCCGCGATCGCGGCGAAGGTAAGAGGTATAAGCGATAAACGCGGTTTATTTAGCGTTAATATCTCGCCGTTAAATCCGCGCAGGATCATTGTTTTTCTAAGCGCTTCGGCGCGATCGAAACATTTAATCGCTAATAGCCCGGTGAAAGAGGCGATCAGACGATAGCTTGTCATATTAGCCGTCAGTTTGTATCCGCGCAGATATAAAGCGCGTTTGAAGCGATCAAACTCCGTTTTTAATAATCGCGCGATCTTAGCTGAAAAAAACAGCGACGATACCAACTTTCTATGCGCGCGCAACCTAGAAAAACCAAGCGCCACGCTCGATTCGTCCGCGCGGGCGAACAAGATCAGCGAAACGAACAGAAGCAAGTTAGACCGCGCGAAAACCAGTAGCGCAAGATCGTTTTGCCCGCCTACTAACAGGCTCGCTACCAAAACGGCGATAAATAGATTTAACGCGATCAACCGCTTCAAGGTTATTAACAGATCGCGCCGCATAATAACGCAAAGCGCTATTGGCAACGCGATCATCGGAAGGTATATCTTGTCGCTAGGCGCGACGGCGAGCGAATAGACGATAAGAGTAATTATTCGCTCGGCGGAGGTCTCTTGCGTTTTACTAATCGTCGTCGTTTCTCTAAGCCTCTCGCGCTTGACTAGTCGCGCAAAACGCGATCGCGGCGCGCGTATCAAGCCGATCGCCCGCTTGCGGGCGCTTTTTCGCGTTTAATTAACCTTAGCGCCGCAAAAAACAGCGCGATCGCGCCAAGAGATAACGCGCCTTTAGCCAGCGAAATCCATAGCGGCGTTTCGGCTTCTTCGGCAAATTCGCCCGTAAGCTCATAATCAATCTGCGCTTGATGACCCATGCCGCCGTCAACGCGCACAATAATTTTGTTGGCGTTTATCGCGATCGCGGCTTTGCCGTTTTCGTCGGTTTTCGCGGTCGCGATCTCTTTTGCGTTTTGGTCAAAAATCCAGACGGCGCACTCTTTACACGGCGCGGATTTTGTGAAGTAACTTTGTATATAAATCGTGGCGTTTTCGTCGGTAACGAACAGATTTATCTTATGGGCAAATCCGCACGCGGCAAGCGCCAAAACGAGCAAAATCGCTCTCATTTCGCCCTTTTCGCCGTCAGTTCAGGTCTGACCCGCTCGATAAAATCCAGCGCCAATAGAGTTATGACCCCTTCGATCGCCGCTATAGGCAGATGGGCTAAAAACGCCAGTTTCGCCGCGTCGATAAAACCTTCGCCGTTGATCGCCAAAACAAACGCGAGTAAAATCGCTCCCGATAACACGGGCAGAAAGCCTATCAAAAACCAAATAATCCGCTTGCGCCAGAAGCAAGCGTCGCGTCTGCCGAGCGCGGCTTGCGGGATTAGCGAAAATAGCGCCCATCCAAGTAGCGACGGAAGCGTTAGCACGCACAGATTTACCCCATAAACGCTTACGCCGCCGTAGCCAAACAGCAGCGCCTGCATTATCAGCGCCGCGCCGATCGCCGCAAACGCTCTAAATCCGATTAACGCGCCGATAACGCCGTTAAGAATCAGATGAACGCTGGTAACGCCGATTGGTATATGGATAAACGACGCGACAAAAAAAAGCGCCGAACACGCCGCCGTTTTGGGAATCTCTTCGTTTTTTAAGGTCGCCAGCGAAGCGGCGAGCGCCGCCGCGCCCGCCGCCCAGCCGACGGCTAGTATTTCGGGGCGCAACGCGCCTTCGGCGATATGCACGAGCGCTTACGCTCTCGCGGCGTGTTTTGCCGCCGCGCCGAACAGGGGTTTAAGCCGCATTATTATTTGTAGCTCTCCGTTTTTAGCCACAAAACCGCGCCTAATTCGATCGGGTATTTTTTGCCCTCGCGGGTTATCGTCTCGTCGTCGTCGATCAGCGCGGCGAAGCCCCACCACCCCTCAAGCGGCAGAACGGCGCGGAAAACGCCGTTCGCGTCGGTTTTCGTAACTAGCGTTACAAACGAATCGTTTGGCGCCTTTAACTTCTTGCCGTCGTTATAAAACTCGATTTCAACCTCCGTATCTGGCGCGATCTTGCCTTTATACAGAACTTGCCCCTCGAATAAACCGCCCTTTAGTATGGAATACGGGCGGCTTAGCGGCACGATTTCGGCTTTCAAGCCTATGGGCGCGTCCCACTCCTCGTCCGCGCCGAAGGCATTTACAATAGTTTTCGTTTGATGGCGGATAAACTTCTCCTCCGCGGGCTCGAAATAGGGAACGGGATCGATATAGAACTGATACACGGCGGGGCTTTTAACGGCATACGACGCGCTCCACACGCTCTGCTTGTCCTTTTTCGCCTCTTTGAGCGAATTTAAGAACGAAGTTTTTTTGCCGTCCGCAAACACGCCCGCGTCTTGCGGCTTGACCAGATTCATAAGCTCCTGCTCGAACGGGTGCGTAAATTCGTAAGCGATCGTAATTTCGGCTTTGTCGCCCTGCTCGATCACGCTCTTGTTGGTTTTCACCACCTGAAAATGCGCCGACAGCGGCGCGGTCAAAACGGCGATCGTAGCGATCGCCTTTATCGGAAAATTCATCTTTGCTCCTTCACACCATTTGGTATTCCGTAATACTAAAGAAATAGAACTTAATAAAAAATTAAAACGGCTACCATTTTTCTCGATAAACCGCGCGCGCTTGAAAACTTGGCTTAAAAACCTTCGCGGTTCCGAATTGCGCAAGTCAAGGCTCGCGCCGCGCAACCCGCAAACGTTTCGGCGGCTTGCTAGACAAAGCGCGGGGGAAATCCCTGAAATTACGCGCTCGCAACGGAGCAAAGCGGCGCGGTTAATCGCGCAAGAGTTTATTTTCTCCCATATATTTCAACAAATCGCAAAAGCCGAGATCGCACGCGTTGCGAGCGTCTTTCGCGGCGTTTTTTAGATCGCCTAAATTATAGTAAGCGAGCCCGCGATTATTGTAAGCGTTCGCATAATCTGGATTGATCTTAATCGCTTGGTTGCAATCCGCGATCGCTTTGTTATGGTCGCCTAACCTATAGTAAGCGAGCCCGCGATTGTAGTAAGCGAACGCATAATCTGGATTGATCTTAATCGCTTGGGCGTAATCTACGATCGCTTTGTTGTAGTCGCCTAAATTATAGTAAGCGAGCCCGCGATTGTAGTAAGCGAGCGCATAATCTGGATTGATCTTAATCGCTTGATTGTGATCGGCGATCGCTCTGCTTATGTCGCCTAAATTAGCGTAAACGTTTCCGCGATTATTGTAAGCGTTAGCATAGTTTGGATCGATCTTGATTGCTTGCGCGTAATCGGCGATCGCTTTGCTTGTGTCGCCTAAATTTTTGTAAGCTTTTCCGCGACTGTTATAAACAATCGCATTGTTTGGATCGATCTTGATCGCTTGGGTGAAATGTCTGATCGCCCCTTGAAAATCGTCGCGAATATACGCGTTCAGACCCTGATTAAACGCCTTCTCCGCGGCGCTTGCTCCAAATAAAGGTATAGAGGCGCATAGGTAAAGCGCGATTAGCGCGGTCGGCGCTATTTTTGAAAGTTTATCTATAACGCGGGCTTTTATTTTTGGCTCCCCCGTTATAGGCGCAAAGAAACGCTTTATCCGATAACAAGCGCGAGCTAACAGGGAGATAGAACTTTTGGCTTCGCAAAGCCGTCGCCCAGCGATCATCGTTTGATCCCCTTTTGCGCGTGAAATTGACAAATTATAGACCATATCAACATAAAAATATCAAAAAAGCGGCGACGCCCGTCGATTTTCGTATCGCCGATCGCTCTCCGCGCCCCCCGCGCTCTTCGTCGCCTTTGTTGTTGTTTGCGCCCTCTTTTATAATACCCGCGCGGAGCGATATGGCGGTTTATCGCCCGTAATCGCGCAGGAAGGGGGTATCCATCTTTTTTATGATTGTTGGTATGGATTTCCGCTTGCGCGGGAATGACATTAAGTATATGGATTACCGTATTTTACCGAGACCTGCGGGAATGTGTTGCCGCCGTCCTTAGCGCTTAGATTTGTTGTCAACGGATACTAACTTTTGCGGCGCTAAAGGTTATCGCGCTCAATCGCGTATTCGCGCATTTTGCCGCATATATTTCAACAAATCGCAAAAGCCGAGATCACACGCCTCGCGAGCGTCTTTCGCGGCGTTTTTTAGATCGCTTCAATTACAGTAAGCAATCCCGCGATTGCGGTAAGCGTTCGTATAATTAGGACTTAGCTTGATAGCTTGGTTGTAATCGCCTAACGCGGCATAAACAACCCCGCGACTGTTATAAGCGTCCGTATTCATATAAAAGAGCCGACTTTGCCAATGCGAAAGCGCGGAAGTTAAGCGCCCAGCCGACCTTCGCCGACAAAAACGCGAAACAAAGCGCCCTCTTTGCTTCGCGACGGACGAAACGAGCGCGCCGCCAGATTTTGACGAGGACTCCTAAACTTCTTAGGCGAGCTATCGCGGTTTTGTTAGACGATTTCGCGCGTTATGTCGGGGTTTAATCTAACTAAGACCTCGTAGCTGATCGTCCCGCGAAGACGCGCTAGCTTTTCCGCGTCGTTTAAGACGCAAACGCGATCGCCGTCGCCCTCGATCGTCATACTGTCCATGCTGACGCGCCCTAAAACTCTTTTGCCTTCGGGCGTTTCGTAGCCCTCAAAACCGTCCAGCCGCAAAAAGCCGTCGCCGTAACCCACGTCGTAAACGCTCGCCGCGAAATCGTTTTTCGCCTCGAAAACTCCGCCGTAGCCGACGCGATCGCCCGATCGTAAATCGCGGCGCGAAATGCGATCTCCCCAAAGCGATAGCACAGGTTTCAAATCGGCGCGATCAAAAGGGCGGCTTAGATCGCAGTAGCCGTAAAGCGCTATGCCGACGCGGACGAGATCGTATGGATCGGCGTTTTTGTTACGCAGGAGCGCGGCGGAGTTATATAGATGAAACTTCGGCGGATCGATCCCGTTTTTCGCGCATATTTTTTCGACGATCGCGCGAATTTTGCCGAAGTTTTTTTCCTGCCAGAAAAGCTCGGTCGATAGCGCGTCGGCGGAGCGCAAATGCGAGAAAACGCCGCGCAAAATTAGCCCTCTACCGAGCGCCGTTTCGATTGTTCTTTCCGCCGCGTCGATAGCGACGCCGTTTCTGCGCATTCCGCAATCTATTTTAAGATGAACTCTCGTTTCGCTTGCCCATTTCAGGGCGTTTCGCTCGTCGTTTAGCGCGAAACTAGCGTTTCTCGGCGCGTCGCTCGTAGGTTCGTCCGCTAAAACTAAAATCTCGTCGAATAACGGCGCGATCGCCTTCGCCTCGTTTTGATTGCGGACTACGGCGTATTTGACGCCGTTTTCGGAGCATAACGCGGCGATCTCTTTTAGCCCGTGTCCATACGCGTTATCTTTTAACACGGCGGCGATCTCGGCTCCGCCGGCGCGGGCGCGTAGCAACGACAGGTTGCGAGTTAAAGCTGATCTAGATAGACGAATTAAAGACACTGCGCGGCTTTCAGTAATATCGGACGTTCTCTTGGACTCGACTTGCTATTGTGCTATTTTTGCTCTTAAACGCTCAAACTTTTTAGGTTTCGGTTCGCGAATATAAACGCGCCGAACTCAAATCCTAATCGCTATAATCCGCTTCAGTTTTTTCAAAGGCTTTTTATATGCGGCTATATCCTACGCGCGGCGGCGATCAGACGTTAAAGTTTAGCGAGGCGGTATTATCTCCGTCCGCGCCGTTTAGCGGGCTTTACGCGCCCGGAGAGATACCAAAGCTAGACGATTTCGAGGCTCTAAAAGCGCTAAGTTATATTGATCTAAGCAAAAGAGTTTTGAAACTTTTCGACGTCGATTTGGACGAAAAGACGATAGACGAGGCGCTTGCGACCTATAGGCGTTTCGACGATCCCGACGAACCCGCGCCGCTCGTTTGCGTCGCCGATCGGCTCTTTGTCTCGGAGTTGTGGCACGGTCCCACCAGAGCGTTTAAGGACATGGCGTTGCAGCCGTTTGGCGTAATTTTGGCAAATCTTGCGCTACGGCGAAACGAAAGATATTTGATTTTGTCCGCCACGAGCGGCGACACCGGTCCCGCGACGCTCGAAACCTTTGCTAACCGCCCCAATATCGAGGTCGTTTGCATTTTTCCCGAAGGCGGCACAAGTCAAACGCAGAAACTTCAGATGATTACGCAAACGGCGGACAATCTGAAGGTTATCGCGATCAAAGGCGACTTCGACGACGCGCAAACCGCGCTTAAAGGCTTGCTGGCGAATAAAAGTTTCAACGGCGCGATCGCGGCGAGCGGACGCAAAGTTAGCGCCGCGAATTCGGTTAATTTCGGACGGATTTTGTTTCAAATTATCTATCACGTTCGCGCCTATCTTGAGTTGTTAAAACGCGGCGCGGTTAAAGCGAACGAGCGGATCGATATTATCGTGCCTTCCGGCAATTTTGGCAACGCCTTAGGCGCCTATTACGCGCGGAAAGCGGGCTTGCCAATCGCGAAAATCGTTATAGCGAGCAACGACAACAACGTCTTAACCGACCTCGTCGCCGTCGGGAGTTACGATCTTGTCAAACGAAAGCTGATCGCCACTAGTTCCCCGGCGATGGATATATTGAAATCTTCCAACGTCGAACGGGTTTTATTCGATCTTTTCGGCGCCGAGAGGACGAGATCGCTTATGGAAGAGATTGATAAAAAAGGCGCGTTCAAACTGCTCCCTTCGGAGTTGGCGGAGTTGCAAACGATTTTTGAGGCGGCTTGGTCAAACGAACGCGAGGTTTTTAAGGCTATAAGTTCCGGCGCGAACGGCGGATATATTATCGATCCGCATACGGCTACTTGTTTTAAAGCCGCCAAATTGGGAGACTCTCGCGTAAAGGTCGTTTGCTCAAGCGCGGAGTGGACGAAATTCGCGTCGACGACGCTAAAGGCGATCGACGGCGTTTGCGCGGACGACGAGAAGGCGCTTAACATTATCTCCGAACGCTTTAATCTCGCGGTTAGCCCGTCGATCGCGAACCTGTTTGCGAAAAAATCGATCGCGCCCGAACCAATCGCGCCCAATATGATCGAAAGGGAGATCGGCGCGTGGCTTGCAAAACGGCGCTAAACGCCGCCATTGATCGCAAACAAACCCTTTTCGCGAACTTCGCGCGCGAAAAGACACTTTAAATCCGCGAGGCGCGCCGAATCAAGAATATATCGCGCTCGCTAATCGCTTAAACGGCAAAAAGCGCTAAGCCGGCGATGATTTTTAAAACCGCTTGAACGCGGCGCGGGGAGGTTCAAGGCGCCGCTTTTGGAATAAAAACTGCTTGATGGCTTGCAATACACGTCAAGGAGCCGAAGGCTATGGGCTTTCTAAAGATCAATACTAACGTCGCGGCGATGAACGCACAGGTCAATTCGACGGTTACTAGCCGCGAAATCGACAAGTCGGTTAGCAAGCTATCTTCGGGGCTACGCATCAACAAAGCGGCGGACGACAGCTCCGGCATGGCGATCGCCGATAGCTTGCGAAGCCAAGCTAACGCGTTAGGGCAGGCGATTCGCAACGCCAACGACGCGATCGGCATTATTCAGATCGCCGACAAAGCTATGGACGAGCAGATCAAGATATGCGACACTATCAAAACCAAAGCGATCCAAGCCGCGCAGGACGGGCAAAATCAAAAAAGCCGCACCGCGATACAGGGCGACATTAACCGCCTGATCGAACAGCTAAACAACATCGCCGTTCAAACGAGTTTCAACGGCATGAAGTTGCTCGCGGGCAGTTTTGTGAATAAAGAGTTCCAGATCGGCGCCTATTCCAACGAAACGGTCAAAGCCTCGATCGGTTGCACGATGGCGAGCAAAATAGGCGGCGTGCGGCTTGAGACGACGGCGACTATCACCGCGGCGAGCGAAACGGTTCTGACCTTTCAAAGTAGCACGGGCGCCGCGCCTATACGGCTTGAGAGCGTGAAAATTAGCTACGGCGCGGGAACGGGTTTGGGCGCGCTCGCCGAATCGATCAACAAATACAGCGACGCGATCGGCGCGAGGGCGACCTACAACGTGCAATCGACGGGCGCGAACGCGGTGCAAGAAGGAACGATCAGGGCGTTGGAGATCAACGGCGTGCTGATTGGCGACGTAGATAACGTGAGCGACAACGATCGCAACGGCAATCTGATCAACGCGATCAACTCTTTTACCATGCTAACGGGCGTGTATGCCAGCATAGACGAGGAGGGGCGTTTGAACCTCACCGCGCGCGACGGGCGCGGCATATACGTAACCACCAGCGCGGGAGGAACGCTAACGGGGCTTGGCGCCACGAGCGCCGCCGCGCACGAAAACTACGGGCGGCTGACGCTTGTGCATAGCAACGCGCGCGACATAAACTACGAGGCTACGGGATCGCTTGTCGGCAAGATCAATTCGGGCGGCTATCAAGCCTTTACCAATATGCAGGACGTGATCGGCAATTTCACCGCGCAACAGGGCGCGGCGGGCGGCGCTTACGCCAACGCCGTTCAATCGGCGGCGGCGGGCAAATACTTGGGCGTAGGCGTTACGACGCGGCAGGGCGCGATGATCACGATGGATATAGCCGACGCGGCGCTGGAGCTTCTCGATCAGATTCGCGCCGATCTAGGCGCCGTGCAAAATCAGATAACGGTTACGGTCGATAACGTTTCCAATACGCAGGTAAACGTCCAAAGTTCCGAATCGACGATCCGCGATCTAGATTTCGGCGCGGAAAGCGCAAACTTTAGCAAACAATCTATTTTAGCGCAATCGGGCAGTTTCGCGCTTAGTCAAGCCAATCAGATTCAACAGCACGTATTAAGACTGCTTCAATAGCTTGTTATGGTAAATAATTATCGCAAAAACCTAGCGGCGTTGCGCCAAGCGGATAGCGATTTATGGGACAAACTGCAAAAAATAGAGGGCAACGATCGGTTTGAGGTTTTTGCGGGAAGCGACCCCATAGATATTAACATTCTCGATCGCGACGCCAATATTCCGTTTTATGATTCGCCCGTCGGCGATACGGAGGAAAAATTGAAAGAGCTCGCGCCAAATATGGCGCGTCCGTTTTTGTGTTTTTTTGGGATCGGAAACGGGATACTGTTCAAAGCTCTACTAGGCAACCGCAGTTTTAATCATATCTTTGTTTTCGAGCCTGAAATCGAACTAATATATGTCGCGTTGCATATCAACGATTTTTCGCAAGATATAGGCGCGCAAAGGCTAATTATTGTCGATGCGAACAAGGTCGATTTTGTCAAGGCTATGCAACTGCTAAAACTTGACGATATGCTAGTGTATCTGAAACTTTACGATCTGATTATCACGCAACCTATATACGCCCGTTATCATTCGACGATAGAGAAAATCAATCAATTTATGATCGACGCGATCGTTCAGATCGTAAAGACGCACGGCAACGATCTAGAGGACGCGCTAATCGGCGTCGATCATTTCTTGCAAAACGCCGACGCTATGATAGAGAACGCGGCGTTTATCGATATGCGCGATCAAAAAAACTCCGATCTCGCCATAACCGTCGCCACCGGACCTTCGCTTACCAAACAACTTCCGCTTTTGAAGGAAATCCAAGATTACGCGACCATTATCTCGGTGGACGCCTCCTTGCCGATACTGGAAAAACACGGGATTATTCCCGATATTGTTACAAGTTTAGAGCGCGTTGAATTAACGGCAAAATTTTACGAAAACACAAGCGAAGAGTTTCAAAAACAGATCGGCTGTTTCGCTATTAGCGCGTTAGCGCATAAACGCTTAATAGAGTCGGTTAAAGGAACCAGATGTCTGATTATGCGCCCTTTTGGATATATGATGGTTTTCGGATTGAATCGGCACGGCTACGCGGGCATTGGTATGAGCGCGGCAAATCTAGCTTACGAGTTGGCGTTTTTGCTCGGTTATAAACAAACGGCGTTAATCGGACAAGATTTAGCCTATAGCATAGACGGCAAAACCACGCACGCGGGCGATCATATATTCGGCGATCGCGATCCGAGCGTAGTAAAACATATGGACTCCGAAGAAAAAATCTATTTCCCCGCTTGGGGCGCCAAAGGCAAAATACGATCAAACTCCACTTGGGCGTTGTTTAGAAATTTTTTCATTCAAAATATATCCGACGCTAAACATAGAATGGCTACCTACAACTGCACGGAGGGCGGCTGCCATATCGACGGCGCTATCGATCGCCCGTTCGCGGAGGTTGTAGCCGAATTTGTCGATCGAAGCAAAGTAAAAAAGAGAATTGTTTTGCCGCCGGCAGACGCCAAGACGGTAAAAAAAGAAAAGGCGCAAGTAAGAAGCGTGATCAAAACAATGATTAAAACCGGACGAAAAGCGCTCGATACAATTATTCCTTTGCAAAAAGCGACGGTTAAGCTGACGACAAAATTGGAGAAAAAAAGCAGAGACGATCAGATCAAAGAGGGCGATTTCGCCGCGATCGCGTCGATTAACGCGAGGATAGACAAAGCGAAAAAAATTTTGGAAGATTCGCTATTTATGAAATACTATTGGGACGCCCTGCGCTCTATGGTGGTAAATATGGAACTCAATATAGCCAAGATCACCACAAAAATACCGACCAACGAAACCGAACAAAAAGATAAGCATTTAGACTACCTTTTCGCTCATCGTTTTTGGCTTTTTAGCGTCAAAGGCGCGATCGAAACGCAATTAAAAATCCTTGCGAAATACGACGGTTCACAGCCTCGATCCGCTAAGCCGAAAGCGGCGTTAAAAGAGACTTCTTAAAGCCAAGCTATTTATCCGTCGCGCCTATTTGAATTAAATGAAGTTTCGTTTCGCCTAGACGGTTAGGCGCCTTTTTCGTCGCGTTCGCCCAACAATAAACGCTTGCGAGTTTGCGCAAAACTGTTTGCGGTTTTCTAAAATCGCGCCGCTTTTAATTTAGTCCAAAAGTTACTTTTTGCGCTCGCCTAATCGCGTTTTACTTTTGTCCGTTTGTCGCGCCGCGTTTTATACTCGCCTAGTCGCGTTTCGATTTTGCCGTAACTCTCGTTTTTACTCGCTTTGCCGCGTTTTGCTTTTCTCCGTTTATCGCCAGCGCTTTGATTTTGCCTGAAAGCGTTTTTGCGCTCTCGCCAAACGTCGCCTTGTTTTTGTCTCCTTACGCGCGGAGCAAAACGACGCGTAA
The sequence above is drawn from the Helicobacteraceae bacterium genome and encodes:
- a CDS encoding DUF115 domain-containing protein yields the protein MVNNYRKNLAALRQADSDLWDKLQKIEGNDRFEVFAGSDPIDINILDRDANIPFYDSPVGDTEEKLKELAPNMARPFLCFFGIGNGILFKALLGNRSFNHIFVFEPEIELIYVALHINDFSQDIGAQRLIIVDANKVDFVKAMQLLKLDDMLVYLKLYDLIITQPIYARYHSTIEKINQFMIDAIVQIVKTHGNDLEDALIGVDHFLQNADAMIENAAFIDMRDQKNSDLAITVATGPSLTKQLPLLKEIQDYATIISVDASLPILEKHGIIPDIVTSLERVELTAKFYENTSEEFQKQIGCFAISALAHKRLIESVKGTRCLIMRPFGYMMVFGLNRHGYAGIGMSAANLAYELAFLLGYKQTALIGQDLAYSIDGKTTHAGDHIFGDRDPSVVKHMDSEEKIYFPAWGAKGKIRSNSTWALFRNFFIQNISDAKHRMATYNCTEGGCHIDGAIDRPFAEVVAEFVDRSKVKKRIVLPPADAKTVKKEKAQVRSVIKTMIKTGRKALDTIIPLQKATVKLTTKLEKKSRDDQIKEGDFAAIASINARIDKAKKILEDSLFMKYYWDALRSMVVNMELNIAKITTKIPTNETEQKDKHLDYLFAHRFWLFSVKGAIETQLKILAKYDGSQPRSAKPKAALKETS